The proteins below are encoded in one region of Pelecanus crispus isolate bPelCri1 chromosome 4, bPelCri1.pri, whole genome shotgun sequence:
- the SCRG1 gene encoding scrapie-responsive protein 1, which translates to MKMVSALLLLSTLLGTPAVPSRHPSCYKRALKDHNCQNIPEGTENLRQIDEGLQDHFWEGKGCEVICYCSLNELLCCPKDIFFGPKISFVIPCNSQ; encoded by the exons ATGAAGATGGTCTCGGCGCTGCTTCTGCTGAGCACCCTCTTGGGTACCCCTGCGGTGCCTTCCCGGCATCCCTCTTGTTACAAGAGGGCCCTCAAAGACCACAACTGTCAGAACATCCCTGAAGGCACGGAGAACCTTCGACAAATCGATGAAGGTCTGCAAGATCActtttgggaagggaagggctgtGAGGTGATCTGTTACTGCAGCTTGAATGAATTGCTCTGCTGCCCAAA GGATATTTTCTTTGGACCGAAGATATCTTTTGTGATTCCCTGCAACAGTCAGTGA
- the SAP30 gene encoding histone deacetylase complex subunit SAP30: MNGFAPEEVTQRGADPAAAAAAVVSGAGSAVEVPPPPAPPGLAPAAAAGSAGAGGAGGPGAGQLCCLREEGERCGRAAGNASFSKRIQKSISQKKVKIELDKSARHLYICDFHKNLIQSVRNRRKRKGSDDDGDSPVQDIDTPEVDLYQLQVNTLRRYKRHFKLQTRPGLNKAQLVEIIGCHFRTIPVNEKDTLTYFIYSVKNDKNKPDLKMDSGVH, encoded by the exons ATGAACGGCTTCGCCCCCGAGGAGGTGACCCAGCGCGGGGCggaccccgccgccgccgccgccgccgtggtGAGCGGCGCGGGCTCCGCCGTGGaggtgccgccgccgccagcgccgccgGGGCTggctccggccgccgccgcgggctcGGCGGGCGCCGGGGgtgcgggcggccccggggccgggcagctgtgctgcctgcgggaggagggggagcggtgcggccgcgccgccggcaaCGCCAGCTTCAGCAAGCGGATCCAGAAGAGCATCTCGCAGAAGAAGGTGAAGATCGAGCTGGACAAGAGC GCAAGACATCTGTATATTTGCGACTTCCACAAAAATTTAATTCAgagtgtgagaaacagaagaaagaggaaaggcagCGATGATGATGGTGACTCACCAGTGCAAGACATCGACACTCCAGAG GTTGATTTATATCAGTTACAAGTAAACACACTTCGAAGGTACAAAAGACACTTCAAGCTACAGACCAGACCGGGACTTAACAAAGCACAGCTCGTTGAA ATAATTGGCTGCCATTTTAGGACAATTCCAGTGAATGAAAAGGACACCTTAACATATTTCATCTACTCGGTGAAGAACGACAAGAACAAACCAGATCTAAAGATGGATAGTGGGGTTCATTAG